The Stygiolobus azoricus genome window below encodes:
- a CDS encoding AAA family ATPase, translating to MRPKEDRKDLYDRDKEVEEIKESVERKVWLAVYGVRRVGKTSVVNVAINDPKYIVVKFNLIRIYDPKKKKYPKSSFISLFLESVNEAIKKYTLGGRVVRFISNVLGIDEKSFIEFNVVKIRAKLKRFRDEDLSSVIRELDLLSSDNKKTLVLVFDEAQELLKVNGINFPSFFHDIYDYCKSTTVIFTGSTVGILEKTLKGLEYEKPFFGRYIRRIKVEKFNEEMSKDFLLKGFDEEGIKVNEEVIREALKRFDGIPGWLTFFGAEYSFRVKHGEKADIDEIEAMAIEEVRKEAKDFISNTQSPERYSAVILSLDRLGGHGSLRDVTKVVNSILNEVPEPRVYEILNRLVDVSFIEKEGDEYYLPKDEPDRKGLVLASKDILSKVS from the coding sequence GTGAGACCGAAAGAGGACAGAAAGGACTTATACGATAGGGATAAAGAGGTAGAAGAAATAAAAGAGAGCGTTGAAAGGAAGGTATGGCTTGCAGTTTATGGAGTGCGTAGGGTAGGGAAAACCAGTGTAGTTAATGTAGCTATCAACGACCCTAAATATATAGTAGTGAAGTTCAACTTAATTAGGATTTACGACCCGAAGAAAAAGAAGTACCCTAAATCCTCCTTCATTAGCCTCTTTTTAGAGAGCGTTAATGAGGCTATAAAGAAGTACACTTTAGGCGGTAGGGTCGTGAGGTTTATCTCTAATGTGTTAGGAATAGATGAGAAATCGTTCATAGAATTTAATGTGGTAAAAATAAGGGCTAAGCTTAAGAGGTTTAGGGATGAGGACTTAAGTTCCGTAATAAGGGAACTTGATTTACTTTCAAGCGATAATAAGAAGACCTTAGTCCTAGTATTTGATGAAGCACAAGAGCTGTTGAAAGTGAACGGGATTAACTTCCCTTCATTCTTCCATGATATTTACGATTACTGCAAATCAACTACTGTAATCTTCACCGGGAGTACAGTAGGAATACTTGAAAAAACGCTTAAGGGGCTTGAATACGAAAAACCGTTTTTTGGTAGATACATAAGGAGGATTAAAGTGGAAAAGTTCAATGAAGAGATGTCTAAGGACTTCCTACTCAAGGGCTTTGATGAGGAAGGAATAAAAGTTAATGAGGAAGTTATCAGGGAGGCATTAAAGAGGTTTGACGGTATCCCAGGATGGTTAACGTTTTTCGGTGCAGAGTATTCATTTAGGGTTAAACATGGGGAGAAGGCTGACATTGATGAAATTGAGGCTATGGCTATAGAGGAGGTAAGAAAGGAAGCTAAAGACTTCATTTCTAACACGCAATCACCCGAGAGGTATTCTGCTGTAATTTTATCACTTGATAGGCTAGGCGGGCATGGGAGTTTAAGGGATGTTACTAAGGTCGTGAATAGTATACTAAACGAAGTACCGGAACCGAGGGTTTACGAGATTTTAAATAGGCTGGTAGACGTGAGTTTCATAGAGAAAGAAGGTGATGAGTATTACTTACCTAAAGATGAGCCCGATAGAAAGGGTTTGGTATTAGCTTCTAAGGATATTCTAAGTAAAGTGAGTTAA
- a CDS encoding 2-oxoacid:acceptor oxidoreductase family protein yields MTNITLERENYVMRLEIILRGRGGMGVVTAGEVLVKAAVIEGKYGQSIPSYGGERRGAPVTSYVRLSDDPIYIHREVYNADLVGVFDPSLFKVMNPLEGLKEDGILVINTKTPQKLWKKTFYLDAVEIAEKLNLVIAGWRLVNIPMVGAIARITGMISLDAIEEAVKEEFEGKLGEANAEAAKLGYEMVREV; encoded by the coding sequence ATGACAAATATTACCCTCGAAAGAGAAAATTATGTTATGAGGCTTGAAATAATTCTTAGAGGAAGAGGCGGTATGGGAGTAGTAACTGCAGGTGAAGTACTCGTTAAGGCTGCCGTCATTGAAGGTAAGTACGGCCAGTCCATTCCCTCCTATGGTGGGGAAAGGAGAGGGGCTCCGGTAACTTCTTATGTTCGCCTCTCGGATGATCCTATATACATACACAGAGAGGTTTATAACGCTGACCTCGTCGGGGTATTTGACCCCTCACTCTTTAAGGTCATGAACCCTTTAGAGGGTTTGAAGGAAGATGGGATCTTGGTCATAAACACCAAGACCCCGCAAAAGTTATGGAAAAAAACCTTTTACTTGGATGCAGTGGAGATCGCTGAGAAACTGAACCTTGTAATTGCGGGGTGGAGGTTAGTTAACATCCCTATGGTTGGGGCAATAGCTAGAATAACTGGAATGATATCATTGGACGCAATTGAAGAAGCTGTAAAAGAGGAGTTCGAAGGTAAGTTAGGTGAAGCTAATGCTGAAGCGGCTAAACTGGGTTATGAGATGGTGAGGGAGGTATGA
- a CDS encoding 4Fe-4S binding protein, translating into MIEYPIPLGRPKVGASGLTGHWRIIKPVIHYDKCTKCRLCVIYCPENTIDLLEGFDVRIDYDYCKGCGVCAQICPQKAIEMVPEVK; encoded by the coding sequence ATGATCGAATATCCGATCCCCTTAGGAAGACCGAAAGTAGGTGCGTCTGGACTTACCGGGCATTGGAGGATAATAAAACCCGTAATTCACTACGACAAATGCACGAAATGTAGACTTTGTGTAATTTACTGCCCCGAAAACACAATAGACCTTTTGGAGGGATTCGATGTGAGGATAGACTATGATTATTGCAAGGGATGCGGAGTCTGTGCACAGATATGTCCTCAAAAAGCCATCGAGATGGTCCCGGAGGTGAAATGA
- a CDS encoding transketolase C-terminal domain-containing protein, whose amino-acid sequence MMTVTKHVTAMVGNHAVAYAVKQAKPQVLAVFPITPQTTMLEKLAEYIEKGELKAELIKVEGEHSALAAVYGAAVAGARVFTATSSQGLLYMTEMIYWAGGERVPIVNAVATRALAEPWSIWDDHQDFFSKRDASWIMMMAENVQEAYDMTLQAFRISEDKRVLLPVMMGFDGFILTHTMERLEILEDEIVNKFIPPREFNLIDFNDPVNVGPIAAPDDYMRIKFETMKAMEGSKEVIEEISKEYEEISGRKQFGLIECYMCDDAEYVFVTAGAWTGDAREAVRRMRSQGKKVGLLKIRVVRPFPKERIKDSLKGVHGVVVFDREYSYGIGGILATEIKATLYNSGIDVYSVIAGIGGKDVRPLHFQKVMEDVLNGHKFDERWLNE is encoded by the coding sequence ATGATGACCGTGACAAAACACGTAACGGCAATGGTAGGTAACCACGCAGTAGCTTATGCAGTAAAACAGGCTAAACCACAAGTCTTAGCAGTTTTCCCAATAACTCCTCAAACTACGATGCTAGAGAAACTAGCAGAGTATATAGAAAAAGGAGAACTAAAGGCGGAGTTAATAAAGGTTGAAGGTGAACACTCAGCACTGGCTGCAGTTTACGGTGCAGCAGTAGCTGGAGCTAGGGTTTTTACTGCAACGTCATCCCAAGGTCTGTTATACATGACAGAAATGATTTACTGGGCTGGAGGTGAAAGAGTACCTATCGTTAATGCAGTAGCTACTAGGGCTTTAGCTGAACCTTGGTCAATATGGGATGACCACCAGGATTTCTTCAGTAAGAGAGATGCGTCTTGGATCATGATGATGGCGGAAAACGTCCAAGAGGCCTACGATATGACGTTGCAAGCCTTCAGGATAAGTGAAGACAAGAGGGTATTACTCCCGGTAATGATGGGATTTGACGGTTTCATCTTAACCCATACTATGGAGAGATTGGAAATTCTAGAAGATGAGATTGTAAATAAGTTCATACCTCCTAGGGAATTCAATCTAATAGATTTCAACGACCCAGTCAACGTAGGACCAATTGCTGCCCCTGACGATTACATGAGGATTAAGTTCGAGACTATGAAGGCAATGGAAGGGAGTAAGGAAGTCATCGAGGAGATAAGTAAGGAATACGAGGAGATAAGCGGTAGAAAACAGTTTGGCTTAATCGAGTGTTATATGTGCGATGATGCGGAATACGTGTTCGTAACTGCTGGCGCATGGACTGGGGACGCGAGAGAAGCCGTAAGGAGGATGAGGAGTCAAGGAAAGAAAGTGGGCTTACTGAAGATCAGAGTGGTAAGACCTTTCCCAAAGGAGAGGATCAAGGATTCGTTGAAAGGAGTACACGGTGTTGTAGTGTTTGACAGAGAATATTCATACGGTATCGGAGGGATTTTAGCTACAGAGATTAAGGCTACTTTATACAACAGCGGGATCGATGTTTATAGTGTAATAGCAGGTATAGGAGGGAAAGACGTAAGACCTCTCCACTTCCAAAAGGTAATGGAAGACGTGTTAAACGGTCACAAATTTGATGAGAGGTGGTTAAATGAGTGA
- a CDS encoding 3-methyl-2-oxobutanoate dehydrogenase subunit beta, which translates to MSEELIPEYIKQKKVIRQQYFFRGNAACPGCPIPKELDLLLEVMGKKTVLVVPASCSTVIMGDIKGSPSPVPVVHSAFASAAAIASGLSRQLRMRGEDAKVVVWAGDGATGDIGFAAVSGAAERNEDIIYVCYDNEAFMNTGIQRSSLTPFGAWTTTTPAGKREFKKPVPFIMMEHKIPYVATASIAYPFDYQAKLRKAKDMQGFRYIHLLSPCPPGWRFDSSLTIEVAKLAVETGVWPLFEVVNGEFSLTGISKTLLDKSKRKPVEEYLKLQGRFAKMSEEEIKVFQEAVDSMWEYIKDLVKR; encoded by the coding sequence ATGAGTGAGGAGTTAATTCCTGAGTATATTAAACAAAAGAAAGTGATCAGACAACAGTACTTCTTCAGGGGAAACGCCGCTTGTCCAGGCTGTCCTATACCGAAAGAGCTCGACCTACTGTTAGAGGTAATGGGTAAGAAAACAGTATTAGTAGTCCCAGCCTCATGTTCAACAGTGATCATGGGAGACATCAAAGGCTCTCCTTCACCAGTACCAGTAGTCCACAGTGCCTTTGCATCAGCTGCAGCCATAGCTAGCGGTTTATCGAGGCAGTTGAGGATGAGAGGAGAAGATGCCAAAGTAGTGGTTTGGGCTGGAGACGGTGCTACGGGAGATATAGGCTTTGCTGCAGTTAGCGGGGCGGCGGAGAGAAACGAGGACATAATTTACGTATGTTATGATAACGAGGCCTTCATGAATACAGGTATTCAAAGGTCATCGTTAACGCCCTTCGGAGCTTGGACTACAACTACACCAGCAGGTAAGAGGGAGTTTAAGAAACCAGTGCCCTTTATTATGATGGAGCACAAGATACCTTACGTTGCTACTGCTTCAATTGCCTACCCGTTTGATTATCAAGCTAAGTTAAGAAAAGCAAAGGATATGCAGGGGTTCAGGTATATACACTTACTCTCTCCGTGTCCTCCAGGCTGGAGGTTCGACAGTAGTTTGACTATCGAAGTGGCTAAACTTGCCGTGGAAACTGGAGTATGGCCGTTATTTGAGGTTGTTAATGGAGAGTTCTCATTAACGGGAATAAGCAAGACCTTACTTGATAAGTCTAAGAGGAAACCGGTAGAGGAGTACTTGAAGTTGCAGGGAAGATTTGCAAAGATGAGTGAAGAAGAAATTAAAGTGTTCCAAGAAGCCGTTGATTCGATGTGGGAATATATAAAGGATTTAGTAAAAAGATAA
- a CDS encoding DUF1028 domain-containing protein — protein sequence MTFSIVIYDPNEEAWGVGVASKFLAVGALVPWLKPGVGAIATQALANLDYGRIGLELLEKYDARETLKRLIESDPLREKRQVGIVDSRGLATAFTGKECHPYAGHIVGNNFTVQGNILAGEEVLEAMAKEAEGKGKVYERILRALKAGDEKGGDRRGKQSAAIIVVKKEEGNDIGKINPVKIGKYVDVRVDDHKEPIKELERILNIWISMFIDEEMVNVSEYTEVINRALRKLGYSNLRDWVEINNFESKYTGDKIGKTVLKVLLEQAGENVS from the coding sequence ATGACTTTCTCAATTGTGATATACGATCCAAATGAAGAGGCGTGGGGAGTAGGCGTTGCAAGTAAATTCTTGGCTGTAGGTGCATTAGTACCTTGGTTGAAACCCGGTGTAGGTGCGATAGCTACACAAGCATTAGCTAATTTAGATTACGGAAGAATTGGCCTAGAACTATTAGAAAAATATGATGCAAGGGAGACGTTAAAGAGGCTTATTGAATCGGATCCACTAAGGGAGAAAAGGCAAGTTGGGATAGTAGACTCTAGAGGTTTGGCCACAGCATTCACCGGTAAGGAGTGCCACCCTTATGCTGGACATATTGTGGGAAATAATTTCACAGTCCAAGGAAATATACTGGCTGGTGAGGAAGTTTTAGAAGCTATGGCTAAAGAGGCAGAAGGAAAGGGTAAGGTTTATGAAAGAATTTTAAGAGCTTTAAAGGCTGGAGACGAGAAGGGCGGTGATAGAAGAGGGAAGCAAAGTGCTGCAATAATAGTTGTTAAGAAGGAAGAAGGGAATGACATAGGTAAAATAAATCCAGTTAAAATTGGGAAATATGTTGATGTGAGAGTTGACGACCATAAAGAACCAATAAAGGAGTTGGAAAGAATATTAAACATATGGATTTCAATGTTCATAGATGAGGAAATGGTTAATGTTTCAGAATACACAGAAGTTATTAATAGGGCTTTAAGGAAATTAGGTTATAGCAATTTAAGAGATTGGGTCGAAATAAACAACTTTGAATCAAAATACACGGGTGATAAGATAGGTAAGACTGTACTTAAAGTGTTGTTAGAACAAGCCGGTGAAAATGTTTCTTAA
- a CDS encoding Ldh family oxidoreductase, with product MRLKVEEAQQLVYKIFSKVTFEEYAGYLAEEIVDAEVDGHSDHGLQLIPYYVKSAKGEEVDIGGQRVPPINPKGKVEINGENFITVNGNMTFGQVVLRKLVSYLAEKRLDYYIVIGKNVGHLGRLSTFTKRMGEKGYASVIMARSPPLISLKGMKGRVLGNNPISFGFPGIVIDTALSITSFGKALHKLIKGEKFEEKVIVTKEGELSDNPKDLLEGGALLPIGDYKGFNIALGIEMLTTMFSDENDVNPFIALVIKANANYKKVLERLPRDYHLLNKKRKEEIEIPENLWISLTSIL from the coding sequence ATGAGGTTAAAAGTAGAGGAGGCACAACAACTAGTTTACAAAATATTCTCTAAGGTAACTTTTGAGGAGTATGCAGGGTATTTGGCTGAGGAAATTGTAGATGCAGAAGTAGATGGGCACTCAGATCACGGTTTACAATTAATCCCCTACTATGTCAAATCAGCTAAAGGGGAGGAAGTTGATATAGGTGGACAAAGGGTTCCTCCTATAAATCCCAAGGGGAAAGTCGAAATAAACGGTGAAAATTTTATTACAGTAAATGGTAACATGACTTTTGGACAAGTGGTTCTAAGGAAGCTAGTATCATACTTGGCTGAAAAAAGGTTGGACTATTACATCGTAATAGGTAAGAATGTAGGTCATCTAGGAAGGCTTTCAACATTTACTAAGAGAATGGGTGAGAAAGGTTATGCCAGTGTAATCATGGCTAGGTCACCTCCATTAATTTCTCTTAAGGGGATGAAAGGGAGGGTTCTAGGTAATAATCCTATTAGCTTTGGTTTCCCTGGCATAGTTATAGATACAGCTCTAAGCATAACTTCTTTCGGTAAAGCTTTACATAAGCTTATAAAAGGTGAGAAGTTTGAGGAAAAGGTCATAGTTACTAAAGAAGGAGAATTAAGCGATAACCCCAAGGATTTACTTGAAGGAGGCGCTTTATTGCCTATTGGAGATTATAAGGGGTTTAATATTGCTTTAGGAATAGAAATGTTAACTACAATGTTTTCGGACGAAAATGACGTGAACCCCTTTATAGCTCTTGTTATTAAGGCTAATGCCAATTACAAAAAGGTGTTAGAGAGGTTACCTAGAGATTATCATTTGCTAAATAAGAAAAGAAAGGAGGAAATTGAAATTCCTGAAAATCTATGGATAAGTTTAACAAGTATACTATAA
- a CDS encoding alpha/beta hydrolase family protein, which produces MEYSELLKKLEELIKAPSYHMVGKLKDVPLLLTTTEGVVNLSVLRGDKLDRITKDPIAELANPKPQLDYVPIIRDVERGKELHSIFVVNLKGEEYELASPKMRITSIAYDEKAVVFTGSTQDSTALYMVEDGKLRKIVELPPFSAITDVDGDHIAGYGVFTKNFRSFEIFLADKSGEVKVITPKEGSVNTPSAFKEGKLYFISDYEYSGEREWIYAYDVKSGEISRVKFTYDDLEKSQPTSLSINPDDRLVIASKNGESKLYIDGKEIKTPEGNVTGATKVGDKVYFTHTHLLNKSTIYLHDLRDSTTRVVIDSSASIKGKVEFMKVKNGDVEVPTFIVTPENKKDVGVIYVHGGPWGSVDNSWDTIIASLLINGYVVIAPNFRGSMGYGNKFMLMDIGDLGGGDLSDVVRVRDYIVEKKVVSKVGIMGYSYGGYMTLLALGREPDKWDFGVAGAAVADWVEMYELGDSFFKGFITMVFNGGNKELMKERSPISYVENVKAPLCVIQPQNDSRTPALPVLKYCLRLQELGKKFELHLIPDMGHIPYTVDDTMKIILPAVLFLERETKKEKS; this is translated from the coding sequence ATGGAATATTCAGAATTATTAAAGAAACTTGAGGAACTTATAAAAGCCCCCTCATACCATATGGTAGGTAAGCTCAAGGACGTACCACTGCTCTTGACAACTACAGAAGGTGTAGTTAACTTATCTGTATTACGTGGGGATAAGCTAGATCGAATAACTAAAGACCCTATAGCAGAACTAGCCAACCCTAAACCTCAATTGGATTATGTTCCTATAATCAGGGATGTAGAGAGAGGCAAGGAGTTACATTCAATCTTCGTAGTGAATTTAAAGGGAGAAGAATACGAACTTGCATCACCGAAGATGAGGATCACATCAATTGCATATGACGAAAAGGCAGTAGTATTTACGGGTTCTACTCAAGATTCAACAGCATTATATATGGTTGAAGACGGAAAGTTAAGAAAGATAGTAGAGCTACCACCTTTTAGTGCAATTACAGACGTTGATGGAGATCACATAGCGGGTTATGGCGTCTTTACCAAAAACTTCAGATCTTTTGAGATATTCCTTGCTGACAAAAGCGGTGAAGTCAAGGTTATAACTCCTAAAGAAGGTAGTGTAAATACACCGAGTGCATTTAAAGAGGGGAAATTGTACTTCATTAGCGATTACGAGTACTCAGGTGAACGCGAGTGGATTTATGCTTACGACGTTAAAAGCGGTGAGATCAGTAGAGTGAAGTTTACTTATGACGATCTAGAGAAATCACAACCTACTAGTCTGTCAATAAACCCAGATGACAGGTTGGTAATAGCTTCTAAGAACGGTGAGAGTAAACTCTACATTGACGGAAAGGAGATAAAGACACCTGAAGGAAATGTTACGGGGGCCACAAAGGTAGGAGATAAAGTTTACTTCACTCATACGCATCTCTTGAATAAATCTACCATATACTTACACGACTTAAGGGATTCGACTACCCGAGTAGTTATAGACAGTAGTGCGAGCATAAAAGGTAAAGTAGAGTTTATGAAGGTTAAGAACGGGGACGTAGAAGTGCCCACGTTTATCGTTACACCGGAGAACAAAAAAGATGTAGGGGTGATATATGTTCACGGTGGTCCTTGGGGCTCGGTAGATAACAGCTGGGATACTATCATAGCCTCGTTACTGATTAACGGGTATGTTGTAATCGCGCCGAATTTTAGAGGATCTATGGGCTACGGTAACAAGTTCATGTTAATGGACATAGGAGATTTAGGGGGAGGAGATCTAAGTGACGTTGTGAGAGTGAGAGATTATATCGTAGAGAAAAAAGTTGTGAGCAAGGTGGGTATTATGGGATATAGTTACGGCGGATATATGACACTTCTGGCTTTAGGAAGAGAACCGGACAAGTGGGACTTCGGAGTTGCTGGTGCAGCTGTAGCTGATTGGGTGGAAATGTATGAACTCGGAGACAGTTTCTTCAAGGGATTTATAACCATGGTATTTAACGGTGGCAACAAGGAGCTTATGAAAGAGAGGTCACCTATATCATATGTAGAGAATGTTAAAGCACCTCTATGTGTTATTCAACCGCAAAATGACTCTAGAACTCCTGCATTGCCGGTGCTGAAATATTGTCTGAGGTTACAAGAGTTGGGTAAGAAGTTTGAGTTACACCTAATACCAGACATGGGCCACATACCGTATACTGTAGATGATACAATGAAGATCATACTACCGGCTGTTCTATTCTTAGAAAGAGAAACTAAAAAAGAGAAAAGTTAG
- a CDS encoding pirin family protein, with protein MRRKVEGLIQGKITRDGAGVKLYRVFGGPETVDITDPFLLLDFFGSDKPEEYIMGFPWHPHRGIETVTLLYKGRVEHEDSEGNKGVIYPGQAQWMTAGSGIFHQEMPKPMDKTFNYPYDPNTVSGLQLWVNLPANLKMTDPVYRDVKQLPKEEFDFGTIQVLSGEYKGLVGPVRVKSPVDPSYYDVELHGEFNASFKHGYTVLAYVVEGRVKAEESLPSIPRGNLIVFSREGEEIKLSGEGRVIILAGRPLYEPVAWYGPIVMNTREQIYEALDDLRKGTFVKKTGLREDV; from the coding sequence ATGAGAAGGAAAGTCGAAGGCTTAATACAAGGTAAGATCACGAGAGACGGGGCAGGGGTAAAGCTATACCGTGTCTTTGGTGGCCCAGAAACTGTAGACATTACAGACCCCTTTCTTTTACTAGACTTCTTCGGCTCTGATAAGCCTGAAGAGTATATCATGGGCTTTCCTTGGCATCCTCACAGAGGGATAGAGACCGTAACACTGTTATACAAAGGTAGAGTAGAACATGAGGACAGTGAGGGTAATAAAGGTGTAATTTACCCCGGTCAAGCCCAATGGATGACGGCAGGAAGCGGAATATTTCATCAAGAGATGCCGAAACCTATGGACAAAACGTTTAACTACCCTTATGATCCAAACACAGTGTCTGGTCTCCAGCTCTGGGTCAACTTACCTGCAAACTTGAAGATGACAGACCCAGTTTATAGAGACGTTAAACAACTACCCAAAGAGGAGTTCGACTTCGGCACTATTCAAGTACTATCAGGAGAATACAAAGGACTAGTGGGACCGGTGAGAGTTAAGAGCCCAGTAGACCCGTCTTACTATGACGTGGAACTACACGGCGAGTTCAACGCTTCTTTCAAACATGGTTACACTGTTCTGGCGTATGTCGTAGAAGGAAGGGTAAAAGCTGAAGAATCCCTCCCTTCAATACCGAGAGGAAACTTAATAGTCTTCAGCAGAGAGGGAGAAGAGATTAAGCTCAGCGGAGAAGGGAGAGTAATAATTCTGGCTGGTAGACCATTATACGAACCGGTGGCTTGGTACGGTCCAATCGTCATGAACACAAGGGAACAGATCTATGAAGCTTTAGATGACTTAAGAAAGGGGACTTTCGTGAAAAAGACCGGATTAAGGGAAGATGTTTAA
- a CDS encoding serine/threonine-protein kinase, whose protein sequence is MSSLRSLISQGRQFYDSRDYYNAYKTFERAYKMFPDREEVLLWKGKTEIKLGKLKTAINTLRKVVEGYNKDSWEALYTLALAIYYYSFFLATSSSRKKNLKVALDYTEKAYIKSKKNKSEIASLRSVIIAELGQLGEAEKSLSAVRKGNNFNPPVSIALTHIYRLKGLLTEAIYEIDRVLLYEPNNVDALIERALVLRDKGTYDQALVTLDIALQTEPTNILAMFFKAEVLETVGRRNEAMALYKVIDSIVPSPLIKKKLSASQPKSLPSKPLSPSAPINWNPKVWVGKKLSIYEVTDVLGEGGNGYVLKAKTPKGNEVAVKVLKIYTGVPEEHFDTLISEANSLSKLSSDPNVVKVYAVHVDKFLIEEVLTGNLTFYKREPPMLVMEFMRGGNMAELMHEDKFFYSTQWNKAVYRAIASVASALYQMHKLGLVHMDVKPQNIFLTEKPNYPYDLQNVKFKLGDLGSVVRVNGKVLQLTVEYASPEAYLENAKPYFDVFSLGMTMYVLLTRKLDRPDLQEMNNAYNCYQRKDFNCVRYEVRKAQGKLRGWDPNVPTEVKPLLMSMISPDPVRRPTSLEVHNLLLKLL, encoded by the coding sequence GTGTCGTCATTAAGGTCACTCATCTCACAAGGAAGACAATTTTACGATAGTAGGGATTACTACAACGCGTACAAGACTTTCGAAAGAGCCTATAAGATGTTTCCGGACCGTGAGGAAGTGCTACTGTGGAAGGGGAAGACAGAAATAAAACTGGGGAAGTTAAAGACGGCAATTAACACCTTGAGAAAGGTCGTAGAAGGTTATAACAAAGACTCATGGGAAGCCCTTTACACTTTAGCTTTAGCGATTTACTATTACTCCTTCTTTTTGGCGACTTCCTCTTCGAGGAAAAAGAACCTCAAAGTAGCCCTAGATTATACTGAGAAGGCTTATATTAAATCCAAGAAGAACAAGAGCGAAATAGCGTCTTTACGTTCGGTTATTATTGCCGAATTAGGTCAGCTGGGGGAAGCGGAGAAATCCTTATCAGCCGTGAGGAAGGGAAACAACTTCAACCCCCCGGTAAGCATAGCCCTCACACACATTTACAGGCTTAAGGGGTTACTCACGGAAGCCATATATGAGATAGACCGAGTCCTACTTTACGAACCCAATAACGTGGACGCGTTAATCGAGAGGGCTCTGGTACTCAGGGACAAGGGAACTTACGACCAAGCCTTAGTGACCTTGGACATCGCTTTGCAGACTGAACCCACAAACATCCTAGCCATGTTCTTCAAGGCTGAGGTACTCGAGACGGTCGGCAGGAGAAATGAGGCAATGGCACTCTACAAGGTCATAGACTCGATAGTCCCGAGCCCTCTAATCAAGAAAAAGCTCTCAGCGTCCCAGCCTAAGTCCTTGCCCTCTAAACCCCTGAGCCCCTCCGCTCCGATTAACTGGAACCCGAAAGTGTGGGTGGGGAAAAAGCTCTCCATATACGAGGTAACTGACGTCTTGGGAGAGGGAGGTAACGGTTACGTGTTAAAGGCTAAGACTCCTAAGGGAAATGAAGTTGCTGTCAAAGTCCTGAAGATCTACACCGGTGTACCTGAGGAACACTTCGACACACTCATAAGTGAAGCTAACAGTTTGTCAAAGCTCTCCAGCGACCCTAACGTAGTTAAGGTATACGCAGTACACGTGGACAAGTTCCTCATTGAAGAGGTCTTAACTGGGAACCTCACGTTTTACAAAAGAGAACCCCCTATGCTCGTCATGGAGTTCATGAGGGGTGGAAACATGGCCGAGTTAATGCATGAGGACAAGTTCTTTTATTCTACCCAGTGGAATAAGGCGGTGTATAGGGCTATAGCAAGTGTCGCCTCGGCTCTGTATCAGATGCACAAGTTAGGTTTGGTACATATGGACGTCAAGCCCCAGAACATCTTCCTAACCGAAAAGCCCAATTACCCTTATGACCTCCAGAACGTTAAGTTCAAGCTAGGTGATCTGGGCAGTGTTGTCAGGGTAAACGGGAAAGTGTTACAGCTGACCGTGGAGTACGCCAGCCCAGAGGCGTATTTGGAAAACGCTAAGCCCTACTTCGACGTGTTCTCTTTAGGCATGACCATGTATGTCCTACTTACCAGAAAACTGGACAGACCAGACCTTCAGGAGATGAACAACGCTTACAACTGTTACCAGAGAAAGGACTTTAATTGCGTGAGGTACGAGGTCAGGAAAGCTCAGGGAAAATTAAGGGGATGGGATCCCAATGTACCCACTGAGGTAAAGCCCTTGTTAATGTCTATGATATCACCAGACCCCGTCAGGAGACCTACTTCCTTAGAGGTACATAATCTCTTGTTAAAATTGTTATGA
- a CDS encoding peroxiredoxin — protein MPEIGEKAPDFEAVDTELKKVRLSDFRGKVVVLAFYPAAFTSVCTKEMCTFRDSMAKFNDMNAVVIGISVDPPFSNKAFKEQYKLNFIVVSDYNRELVKKYNVYWEFPALPGYILAKRAVFVIDKEGVIRYKWVSDDPTKEPPYQEIEKVVNEIK, from the coding sequence ATGCCGGAAATCGGAGAGAAAGCCCCGGACTTCGAGGCTGTGGATACTGAGTTGAAAAAAGTGAGGTTGTCAGACTTTAGAGGCAAAGTAGTAGTCCTAGCCTTTTACCCCGCAGCCTTTACATCGGTCTGTACTAAAGAGATGTGCACGTTCAGGGACTCCATGGCTAAATTCAACGACATGAACGCTGTAGTTATAGGGATCAGTGTAGACCCTCCTTTCAGTAACAAGGCATTTAAAGAGCAATACAAACTCAACTTCATCGTAGTCAGTGACTATAATAGAGAACTCGTGAAGAAGTATAACGTTTATTGGGAGTTCCCTGCACTACCTGGCTATATACTCGCTAAGAGAGCGGTGTTCGTGATAGATAAAGAAGGGGTGATAAGGTACAAGTGGGTGTCTGATGACCCTACAAAGGAACCTCCTTATCAAGAGATAGAGAAAGTGGTAAACGAAATAAAATAA